The DNA segment CCATTGTTAATTATTTAGCGTGCTTTTCTTTCGCTTTTTCTGCGGCTTCTTTTTCAAGTTCAGGCAGAATGTCTTCACGGAACCAGCGTGGGTGATGTTTTTTCGCCCAGCGTACCGTTACCCAACCTTCAACCATTCCACGAATAGAACCTTTCACCCAGAATGCCATATACATATGTACCATAATACCAGTAAAGAGCATAAAGGCACTAGCTGAGTGCAGCAAAATGGCAATGCGGATAACAGGAATTGGGAAATTATGGGAGAAATATTGTCGCCACATAATAATTCCTGTTGTTAGTAGGGTAACCATTGCAAGGATTAAGGTCCAGAATAGCATTTTTTGCCCTAAATTATATTTTCCGTTGTCTGAAACGGCGTGTTCGTTGCCTTTTAAGACTTCTTTAATATTTTTTAGCCATACCCAGTCATTTTTTTCAGGAATGTTGTAAGGCCAGTAAATCAAGCAAAGATTGATAAAGGCAATAAACATTATGATTCCAGTGAATGGGTGGATAAAACGGGCAATTCTTGGGTTACCTAAGATTTCCGTTAGCCAAGCAAAATCAGGGAAGAAGAATGCAAGCCCTGATAACCCTGTGGTGAAGAAACAGATTACAAGTAACCAGTGACTTAAACGCGCAGGCAATTTGTGGCGAACAACTCGTTGATCGTTGCTGATCTTAACTTTACTCATTTTCGCCTCCTTTATGTGCTTGTTCATCTTCTGGCACGACTTCTTCGTGTTCTTCTAGATCTTCCGTATTTGGCCCAACTGCAAGATAGTGCGCAATTTCAGAAAGCACTAAGCCTCCCATTGCCACTGCTGCAACTGGTTTCAATACGTCTTTCCATAATTTCACGGTAACGTCAATTTGTGGATCTTTCGGTAAGCCTGAGTAAAGCTCTGGCTTATCAGCGTGATGCAACACATACATAACGTGTGTACCACCCACACCTTCTGGATCATAAAGCCCAGCATTTTCATAACCGCGGGATTTCAAATCAGCAATACGGGTTTCTGCATAATGTTTCATTTCTTCTTTTGTACCGAAATGAATTGCGCCTGTTGGACAGGTTTTCACACAAGCTGGTTCTTGACCCACGGTAACGCGATCAACACAAAGCGTACATTTGTACACACGGTTATCTTCAGGGTTCATTCTTGGAATGTTGAATGGACAACCTGCGATACAGTAACCACAACCGATACATTTGTCTGATTGGAAATCAACGATGCCGTTTGCATATTGAATAATCGCACCCGGTGATGGGCAAGATTTTAAACAGCCCGGTTCACTACAGTGCATACAGCCATCTTTACGGATCAGCCATTCTAGACGGTCATTTTCTTCAACTTCATTGAATTTCATCACCGTCCAAGCTTTGGCATTGAGATCAATCGGGTTATCGTATGAGCCGATACATTTTTCCGGCTCGGCACGAATATCATTCCATTCTGAACAAGCCACTTGGCAGGCTTTACAGCCGATACAAGTGGTAACGTCAATCAGTTTTGCCACTTCAAGCTGATGATCTCGCGCTTGCGGTGGTGGTGTTAATCCCGATGTTGCAGAGGCTTTAATAATATCTTGCGATTGAATAGTTCCCATATTATGCCCCCACTTTCTCAATATTTACCAACATACATTTTGATTCCGGTGTTTGTGTATTTGCATCACCTGCACGAATGGTGAGGTTATTGGCAAAGAAACCTTGTTTACCAATACCGCCAAAGCCCCAGTGAATTGGGATACCTACGGTATGCACGGCTTTGCCATCGGCAGTGAGTGGGCGGATACGTTTGGTTACCACAGCTACGGCTTTAATATAACCACGTTTTGAGGTAACTTTGACATAATCACCATTATTGATGCCTTTCTCTTTTGCAAGTGCTTCGCCAATTTCAACAAATTGTTCTGGCTGGGCAATTACATTGAGTAACACATTTTTCGTCCAGAAGTGGAAATGTTCTGTTAGACGATAGGTTGTACCCACATAAGGGAATTCTTCCGAAGTGCCAATGTCTGCTTTATCGCTTTCCAAAATACGCGCCACAGGGTTGGATACGACATTTGGATGCAGTGGGTTTGTGCCAATT comes from the Avibacterium avium genome and includes:
- a CDS encoding formate dehydrogenase subunit gamma, encoding MSKVKISNDQRVVRHKLPARLSHWLLVICFFTTGLSGLAFFFPDFAWLTEILGNPRIARFIHPFTGIIMFIAFINLCLIYWPYNIPEKNDWVWLKNIKEVLKGNEHAVSDNGKYNLGQKMLFWTLILAMVTLLTTGIIMWRQYFSHNFPIPVIRIAILLHSASAFMLFTGIMVHMYMAFWVKGSIRGMVEGWVTVRWAKKHHPRWFREDILPELEKEAAEKAKEKHAK
- the fdxH gene encoding formate dehydrogenase subunit beta — translated: MGTIQSQDIIKASATSGLTPPPQARDHQLEVAKLIDVTTCIGCKACQVACSEWNDIRAEPEKCIGSYDNPIDLNAKAWTVMKFNEVEENDRLEWLIRKDGCMHCSEPGCLKSCPSPGAIIQYANGIVDFQSDKCIGCGYCIAGCPFNIPRMNPEDNRVYKCTLCVDRVTVGQEPACVKTCPTGAIHFGTKEEMKHYAETRIADLKSRGYENAGLYDPEGVGGTHVMYVLHHADKPELYSGLPKDPQIDVTVKLWKDVLKPVAAVAMGGLVLSEIAHYLAVGPNTEDLEEHEEVVPEDEQAHKGGENE